One part of the Anaeromyxobacter sp. Fw109-5 genome encodes these proteins:
- a CDS encoding DUF493 domain-containing protein, whose translation MQDRSGSNQTPTPALDYPLDYTFKIMGQAADDFAEHARRLVARIVGEAPAERVRVRASAGGKYHSVSVAVRLESETQRRAVYQVLWEDERVIYYL comes from the coding sequence ATGCAGGACCGCTCAGGATCGAACCAGACGCCCACCCCGGCGCTCGACTATCCGCTCGACTACACCTTCAAGATCATGGGGCAGGCGGCGGACGATTTCGCCGAGCACGCGCGGCGGCTGGTGGCGCGCATCGTGGGCGAGGCGCCGGCCGAGCGGGTCCGGGTCCGCGCGAGCGCCGGAGGCAAGTACCACTCCGTCTCGGTCGCCGTGCGCCTCGAGTCCGAGACGCAGCGGCGCGCCGTGTACCAGGTCCTCTGGGAGGACGAGCGCGTCATCTACTACCTGTGA
- a CDS encoding PhoH family protein, whose translation MKKNFVLDTNVLLHDPRSIFGFGDNDVIIPIYVIEEIDNFKRDLSTLGRNARQVSRYLDEFRVQGKLRDGVPIGEGKGRIRVLVAERKLPPTVAVDGHSVDDKILAVALELLDRDRGFPTVFVTKDTNLRIRADALGLHAEDYDVEGVELDELWSGVDELEVSPDAVNEFYANGSLPWQAEADPPPPNEFVVLRDRANPQHSAVGKYSAPRQAFVQLIKTPKEGVWGIRPRNKEQSFALDLLLNDDIRLVTIVGKAGTGKTLLAIAAGLQKTMEEGVYQKLLVSRPIFPLGRDIGYLPGSVEEKLNPWMQPIFDNVEYLMNLSRSEKKAGRGYHELLDLGILEIEPLTYIRGRSIPNQFIIVDEAQNLTPHEVKTIITRVGDGTKIVLTGDPYQIDNPYVDQTNNGLIHVVNRFKSERLAGHITMSKGERSPLAELAANLL comes from the coding sequence TTGAAAAAGAACTTCGTCCTCGACACCAACGTCCTGCTCCACGATCCGCGCAGCATCTTCGGGTTCGGCGACAACGACGTCATCATCCCGATCTACGTCATCGAGGAGATCGACAACTTCAAGCGCGACCTCTCGACGCTCGGTCGCAACGCCCGTCAGGTCTCGCGCTACCTGGACGAGTTCCGCGTACAGGGCAAGCTGCGCGATGGCGTACCGATCGGAGAGGGCAAGGGGCGCATCCGCGTGCTCGTCGCGGAGCGGAAGCTGCCCCCCACCGTCGCCGTCGACGGCCACTCGGTCGACGACAAGATCCTCGCCGTCGCCCTCGAGCTCCTCGACCGCGATCGCGGTTTCCCGACCGTGTTCGTCACCAAGGACACGAACCTGCGCATCCGCGCGGACGCGCTCGGGCTGCACGCCGAGGACTACGACGTCGAGGGCGTCGAGCTGGACGAGCTCTGGAGCGGCGTCGACGAGCTGGAGGTCTCGCCGGACGCGGTGAACGAGTTCTACGCGAACGGCTCGCTCCCCTGGCAGGCGGAGGCCGATCCGCCTCCCCCCAACGAGTTCGTGGTCCTCCGCGATCGCGCGAACCCCCAGCACTCGGCGGTCGGGAAGTACAGCGCCCCGCGGCAGGCGTTCGTGCAGCTCATCAAGACGCCGAAGGAGGGCGTCTGGGGCATCCGGCCGCGGAACAAGGAGCAGTCCTTCGCGCTGGACCTGCTCCTCAACGACGACATCCGGCTCGTCACCATCGTCGGCAAGGCGGGCACCGGCAAGACGCTGCTCGCCATCGCGGCGGGCCTGCAGAAGACGATGGAGGAGGGCGTCTACCAGAAGCTCCTGGTCTCGCGGCCCATCTTCCCGCTCGGGCGCGACATCGGGTACCTGCCGGGCTCGGTCGAGGAGAAGCTCAACCCCTGGATGCAGCCGATCTTCGACAACGTCGAGTACCTCATGAACCTGTCGCGCTCCGAGAAGAAGGCGGGGCGCGGCTATCACGAGCTCCTCGACCTGGGCATCCTGGAGATCGAGCCGCTGACGTACATCCGCGGCCGCTCGATCCCGAACCAGTTCATCATCGTCGACGAGGCCCAGAACCTGACGCCGCACGAGGTGAAGACGATCATCACGCGCGTCGGCGACGGGACGAAGATCGTCCTCACCGGCGATCCGTACCAGATCGACAACCCCTACGTGGACCAGACGAACAACGGCCTCATCCACGTGGTGAACCGGTTCAAGAGCGAGCGCCTGGCGGGCCACATCACGATGTCGAAGGGCGAGCGCAGCCCGCTCGCGGAGCTCGCGGCGAACCTGCTGTGA
- the bfr gene encoding bacterioferritin — protein sequence MKGDPAIIDLLNQVLTNELTAVNQYFLHARICENWGYERLYEKFRHESIDEMKDADELIARILYLEGLPNVQRYNKVNVGESVPEMFQLDLQLEKDAIAALNAGIALSREKGDNGSAELLEEILEGEEEHADWLETQLTAIDQVGAQNYLAEQLKK from the coding sequence GTGAAGGGCGATCCCGCGATCATCGACCTGCTGAACCAGGTGCTCACCAACGAGCTCACCGCGGTGAATCAGTACTTCCTCCACGCGCGCATCTGCGAGAACTGGGGCTACGAGCGGCTGTACGAGAAGTTCCGCCACGAGTCCATCGACGAGATGAAGGACGCCGACGAGCTCATCGCGCGCATCCTCTACCTCGAGGGGCTTCCGAACGTGCAGCGGTACAACAAGGTCAACGTCGGGGAGAGCGTCCCCGAGATGTTCCAGCTCGACCTCCAGCTCGAGAAGGACGCCATCGCCGCGCTGAACGCGGGGATCGCCCTCTCCCGCGAGAAGGGCGACAACGGGTCCGCGGAGCTGCTCGAGGAGATCCTGGAGGGCGAGGAGGAGCACGCCGACTGGCTCGAGACCCAGCTCACCGCGATCGATCAGGTCGGCGCGCAGAACTACCTCGCCGAGCAGCTGAAGAAGTAG
- a CDS encoding diguanylate cyclase produces MRRRLALQRPRPLLVRLYAVLFSDGGTFGALARRRTARLALRSLTPTVVVGTGTLVALGAFDAAAPGWPQTLATAALAATLGVAVWRRTARAVAGEAATWREQLELGGLFVVAAHAMTQAVSGGRADSPLQPLVYLVMAFLVAFMARPVGLALVIVAVAIEVAIWQGRGARPGELPEAVMHSGFVMLFAVLYHAVLAGPVGAARRAEERAVERRLKEIADRAREFRLTASGADASAPDGDARWTAASVAEVENAMRGALEVAEVALRSHTCAVYLLDAAGERLSLRECRSSSDSIARAVSAREGALGAAIARLTSVRLHGEVKVATYYRDATRPGALLVVPLVDRRGGHVRGVIVADRREPLPFSDEDEKLVRTLCAEIFRALEAERVMGDIKSTRDEKERFYSAIDRLNRTKTPDEVFQAIVEVAREIVSFQDAAVTLVQQDGKQRAHRVAAVHGERWRAIEGKRVAGGDGFVQKAVELDATLPAPGVDPARTTLLDASTPLKGVGWFRVLPLRAAGEVLGTVVLAGAAREHAPTGDHVRQLEVIAGQAAQSILRARLYEEAERLATTDGLTGLTNHRTFQARLDEHLALAARSGQKVSLLLCDVDHFKSVNDTYGHPVGDEVLRGVARVLAGDARQTDVVARYGGEEFAIVMPATDGASAVVIAERIRERLAAVTFQTEQGPLRVTMSLGVATWPEDGARKPELVERADACLYHAKRHGRNQTVLAAALRAPRRAAG; encoded by the coding sequence GTGCGCCGCCGGCTGGCGCTCCAGCGCCCCCGGCCGCTGCTCGTCCGCCTGTACGCCGTCCTCTTCAGCGACGGCGGGACGTTCGGCGCGCTCGCTCGCAGGCGCACGGCGCGGCTCGCGCTGCGCAGCCTGACGCCGACGGTGGTGGTCGGCACGGGCACGCTCGTGGCGCTCGGCGCGTTCGACGCCGCCGCGCCCGGCTGGCCGCAGACCCTCGCGACGGCTGCGCTCGCGGCGACGCTCGGGGTGGCCGTCTGGCGGCGCACCGCGCGGGCCGTCGCCGGAGAGGCGGCGACCTGGCGGGAGCAGCTGGAGCTCGGAGGACTGTTCGTCGTCGCGGCCCACGCCATGACGCAGGCGGTGAGCGGCGGGCGGGCGGACTCCCCGCTGCAGCCGCTCGTGTACCTCGTGATGGCGTTCCTCGTCGCGTTCATGGCGCGGCCGGTGGGCCTGGCCCTGGTGATCGTCGCCGTCGCGATCGAGGTGGCGATCTGGCAGGGCCGCGGCGCCCGTCCGGGCGAGCTGCCGGAGGCCGTGATGCACTCCGGGTTCGTGATGCTCTTCGCGGTGCTCTACCACGCGGTGCTCGCGGGTCCGGTCGGCGCCGCCCGCCGCGCGGAGGAGCGCGCCGTGGAGCGGCGGCTCAAGGAGATCGCGGATCGGGCGCGCGAGTTCCGGCTCACCGCCTCCGGGGCTGACGCCTCCGCACCCGACGGAGACGCGCGCTGGACGGCGGCGTCGGTCGCCGAGGTGGAGAACGCGATGCGAGGCGCCCTCGAGGTCGCCGAGGTGGCGCTCCGCAGCCACACCTGCGCCGTGTACCTCCTGGACGCCGCCGGCGAGCGGCTGTCGCTGCGCGAGTGCAGATCCTCGAGCGACTCCATCGCGCGCGCGGTCTCCGCCCGCGAGGGAGCGCTGGGCGCCGCCATCGCGCGCCTCACCTCCGTGCGCCTCCACGGGGAGGTGAAGGTCGCGACCTACTACCGCGACGCGACCCGCCCCGGCGCGCTGCTGGTCGTCCCGCTCGTCGACCGCCGCGGCGGGCACGTCCGCGGCGTCATCGTCGCGGATCGCCGCGAGCCGCTCCCGTTCTCCGACGAGGACGAGAAGCTGGTGCGAACCCTGTGCGCCGAGATCTTCCGCGCGCTCGAGGCCGAGCGCGTGATGGGCGACATCAAGAGCACGCGCGACGAGAAGGAGCGCTTCTACTCGGCCATCGACCGCCTGAACCGCACCAAGACGCCCGACGAGGTCTTCCAGGCGATCGTCGAGGTCGCGCGCGAGATCGTCTCCTTCCAGGACGCGGCCGTCACCCTCGTCCAGCAGGACGGCAAGCAGCGCGCGCACCGCGTCGCCGCCGTGCACGGCGAGCGCTGGAGGGCGATCGAGGGGAAGCGCGTGGCGGGCGGGGACGGGTTCGTGCAGAAGGCGGTCGAGCTCGACGCGACGCTGCCCGCGCCGGGCGTCGACCCCGCGCGCACGACGCTGCTCGACGCCTCCACGCCGCTCAAGGGCGTCGGCTGGTTCCGCGTGCTGCCCCTGCGCGCCGCCGGGGAGGTGCTCGGCACCGTGGTGCTCGCCGGGGCGGCGCGAGAGCACGCGCCCACGGGCGACCACGTGCGCCAGCTGGAGGTCATCGCCGGCCAGGCGGCGCAGTCCATCCTGCGGGCGCGGCTGTACGAGGAGGCCGAGCGGCTCGCCACCACCGACGGCCTCACCGGCCTCACGAACCACCGCACGTTCCAGGCGCGCCTGGACGAGCACCTCGCGCTCGCTGCGCGCAGCGGCCAGAAGGTCTCGCTGCTGCTCTGCGACGTGGATCACTTCAAGTCGGTGAACGACACCTACGGACACCCGGTCGGCGACGAGGTGCTGCGGGGCGTCGCGCGCGTGCTGGCCGGCGACGCGCGGCAGACGGACGTGGTGGCGCGTTACGGAGGCGAGGAGTTCGCGATCGTGATGCCCGCGACGGACGGCGCGAGCGCGGTCGTCATCGCGGAGCGGATCCGCGAGCGGCTCGCGGCGGTCACGTTCCAGACCGAGCAGGGGCCGCTGCGCGTGACCATGTCGCTCGGGGTCGCCACCTGGCCCGAGGACGGCGCGAGGAAGCCGGAGCTGGTGGAGCGTGCGGACGCGTGCCTTTACCACGCCAAGCGCCACGGCCGTAACCAGACCGTGCTCGCCGCCGCGCTGCGTGCGCCCCGGCGCGCGGCGGGGTAG
- a CDS encoding septum formation initiator family protein, translated as MSGRRGRGWGWRGFAGALALLAALSALDPDGLRRYLRLAEDTRRMEQENARLAAENARLSREVRALRTDPSALERAAREELRFVRPGERVYWVGDAPEAGP; from the coding sequence ATGTCCGGGAGACGCGGTCGAGGATGGGGCTGGAGGGGGTTCGCCGGCGCGCTCGCGCTGCTCGCGGCGCTCTCCGCGCTCGATCCCGACGGGCTGCGCAGGTACCTGCGCCTGGCGGAGGACACCCGCCGGATGGAGCAGGAGAACGCCCGGCTCGCGGCCGAGAACGCCCGGCTCTCGCGCGAGGTCCGGGCGCTGCGCACGGATCCCTCGGCCCTCGAGCGCGCTGCGCGCGAGGAGCTCCGCTTCGTCCGACCCGGCGAGCGGGTCTACTGGGTGGGCGACGCGCCGGAGGCCGGGCCGTGA